The Gemmata palustris genome includes a region encoding these proteins:
- a CDS encoding 3-keto-disaccharide hydrolase, whose protein sequence is MMFRSLAVVVALVGASPAFAEDKDKPKPNTLTPKEIADGWLLLFDGETTFGWKIDGTAEVKDGALVLGGAKPTTAVSTTMFASYELQMQTSGAGAIALHSIKGGSHSAGLNNQSSVVRMTVVGSGAGGSFIENSTTADPNGAKTSITAATNGPAELRLEVPAGGSLSIKSLKLRPEGPKALFTGKNLDGWKVNAADPKRVASKWDVTKDGELSLKNGPGDLVTEKEFDNFVLQLECKTLGKALNSGVFFRCIPGQYQNGYEAQIHNGFKDNDRTKPSDFGTGAVYRRIAARKVVASDNEWFTMTVAANGKHIATWVNGYQTIDWTDDRKESDNPRQGYRAAKGPLSIQGHDPTTDILFRNIRIAELPK, encoded by the coding sequence ATGATGTTCCGCTCGCTCGCCGTAGTTGTTGCTCTCGTCGGAGCATCGCCCGCGTTCGCCGAAGACAAAGACAAGCCGAAGCCCAACACCCTCACGCCGAAAGAGATCGCGGACGGCTGGCTCCTCCTGTTCGACGGCGAAACCACGTTCGGGTGGAAGATCGACGGTACGGCCGAAGTGAAGGACGGAGCGCTCGTGCTCGGTGGCGCGAAGCCAACGACGGCCGTGAGTACGACCATGTTCGCTTCTTACGAATTGCAAATGCAAACCAGTGGCGCCGGTGCAATTGCGCTGCATTCGATCAAAGGCGGCTCCCACAGTGCCGGGCTGAACAATCAATCGTCGGTAGTACGAATGACAGTGGTCGGGAGCGGCGCGGGCGGCTCGTTCATTGAAAACAGCACAACAGCTGACCCGAACGGCGCCAAAACGAGCATCACGGCCGCCACGAACGGTCCCGCAGAACTCCGGCTCGAAGTTCCGGCCGGCGGCTCCCTCTCCATCAAGTCGCTCAAACTCAGGCCCGAGGGCCCGAAGGCCCTCTTCACCGGGAAGAACCTCGACGGCTGGAAGGTCAACGCGGCCGACCCGAAGCGGGTGGCGTCGAAGTGGGACGTGACGAAGGACGGCGAGTTGTCGCTCAAGAACGGCCCGGGCGATCTCGTGACGGAGAAGGAGTTCGATAACTTCGTGCTGCAACTGGAGTGCAAAACGCTCGGCAAGGCGCTCAACAGCGGGGTGTTCTTCCGCTGCATCCCCGGCCAGTACCAGAACGGCTACGAGGCCCAGATTCACAACGGCTTCAAGGACAACGACCGCACCAAGCCCTCGGACTTCGGCACGGGCGCGGTCTACCGCCGGATCGCGGCGCGCAAGGTGGTGGCCAGCGACAACGAGTGGTTCACGATGACGGTCGCGGCCAACGGCAAGCACATCGCGACGTGGGTGAACGGCTACCAGACCATTGACTGGACCGACGACCGCAAGGAGAGCGACAACCCGCGCCAGGGCTACCGCGCCGCGAAGGGGCCGCTGTCCATCCAGGGCCACGACCCGACCACGGACATCCTGTTCCGCAACATCCGGATCGCTGAACTACCGAAGTAA